One stretch of Chryseobacterium fluminis DNA includes these proteins:
- the infB gene encoding translation initiation factor IF-2 translates to MKKDKPKEEEKKVEEKPVVEPVKETPKPVVEAAKPAEVKPVETKKTEEEPQEPQKIETVYQKLDGPKIVGEKIDLTQFAPKPNSGAKKKRKRIEKPGGNNPQGGGNNQQGGNNNNQGGAQGNRPYNNNQGGQNRPQGQGGPQGNRPQGQGGQNRPQGQGGQGGNRFGNNQGSRPPGQGGQGNRPPGQGGNRFGNNRPGQRTMPVELTDEQVKNQIKETLEKLTNKGGKSKSAKHRKDKRNFRREQDERQQEIDAQDRTLKVTEFITVGELASLMNVSPTEVISACFSLGVMVTMNQRLEADTLLLVADEFGYKIEFSDADLEENDAEDEIDTEESLLFRAPVVTVMGHVDHGKTSLLDYVRKTNVIAGESGGITQHIGAYNVKLENGQRITFLDTPGHEAFTAMRARGAQITDIAIIVIAADDDVMPQTKEAIAHAQAAQVPMIIAINKVDKPNANPDNIRQQLSGLNPPVLVEEWGGNVQAQEISAKFGNNVDVLLEKVLLQAEMLELKANPERAANGVVIEASLDKGRGYVATMLVQTGTLRVGDYVVAGKNHGKVKALLDERGKNLEEAGPSIPATILGLDGAPTAGDKFRVYADESEGKAIANKREQLQRELSIRTKKHTTLEELGRRIALGEFKELNIILKGDVDGSVEALSDQLQRLSTEEISVKILHSGVGQITESDINLAAASDAIIIGFNVRAGANAKDLADREEIEIRTYSVIYKAIDEVKEAMEGMLSPEIQEQVIGNVEIREVFKISKVGTIAGCMVLTGKVTRQSKVRLLRDGIVKFDGELESLKRFKDDVREVTKGYECGLNLKGYNDIETGDILEVYEEVAVKKKLK, encoded by the coding sequence GTGAAAAAAGACAAACCTAAAGAAGAGGAGAAAAAAGTAGAGGAAAAACCAGTTGTAGAACCTGTGAAAGAAACTCCAAAACCAGTTGTTGAGGCTGCTAAGCCTGCCGAGGTAAAACCTGTTGAAACGAAGAAAACAGAAGAAGAACCTCAAGAACCACAAAAAATTGAAACCGTTTATCAAAAGCTTGACGGACCTAAAATTGTTGGTGAAAAGATCGACTTAACCCAATTTGCACCAAAACCAAATTCCGGGGCTAAGAAGAAAAGAAAAAGAATTGAAAAGCCCGGTGGAAACAATCCACAAGGTGGTGGAAACAACCAGCAGGGTGGAAACAATAACAACCAGGGTGGTGCACAGGGAAACCGTCCTTATAATAATAATCAGGGTGGGCAAAACCGTCCTCAGGGACAGGGTGGGCCTCAAGGCAACCGTCCTCAGGGGCAAGGTGGCCAGAACCGTCCGCAAGGGCAAGGCGGCCAGGGTGGAAACCGTTTTGGAAACAACCAGGGCAGCCGACCGCCAGGTCAGGGTGGTCAGGGAAATCGTCCGCCGGGTCAGGGAGGAAACCGTTTTGGTAACAACAGACCTGGTCAGAGAACGATGCCTGTTGAATTGACAGATGAACAAGTTAAAAATCAGATCAAGGAAACGCTTGAGAAGTTAACCAATAAAGGAGGTAAATCAAAATCTGCCAAACACAGGAAAGATAAGAGAAACTTCCGTAGGGAACAGGATGAGCGTCAGCAGGAAATTGATGCACAGGACAGAACATTAAAGGTAACCGAGTTTATCACGGTAGGTGAACTTGCGAGTTTAATGAATGTTTCTCCGACAGAAGTTATTTCTGCATGTTTCTCATTAGGGGTAATGGTTACCATGAACCAGAGACTGGAAGCGGATACCTTGTTGTTGGTAGCGGATGAATTTGGGTACAAAATCGAATTCTCGGATGCGGATCTTGAAGAAAATGATGCAGAAGACGAAATAGATACTGAAGAAAGCCTGTTATTCAGAGCGCCGGTAGTTACCGTAATGGGACACGTTGACCACGGTAAGACTTCATTATTGGATTATGTAAGGAAAACCAATGTAATTGCAGGAGAATCCGGTGGAATTACTCAGCACATCGGAGCTTATAACGTGAAATTGGAAAACGGACAGAGAATTACATTCCTGGATACTCCCGGTCACGAAGCCTTTACCGCAATGAGAGCGAGAGGAGCACAGATCACCGATATTGCTATTATTGTAATTGCAGCGGACGATGATGTGATGCCTCAGACGAAAGAAGCCATTGCCCATGCTCAGGCTGCGCAGGTACCGATGATTATTGCGATCAATAAGGTTGATAAACCTAATGCGAATCCTGATAACATCCGTCAGCAGCTTTCCGGATTAAATCCGCCGGTATTGGTTGAAGAATGGGGTGGAAATGTTCAGGCGCAGGAGATTTCAGCTAAATTTGGTAATAACGTAGATGTATTGTTGGAGAAGGTTCTATTGCAGGCAGAAATGCTTGAATTGAAAGCTAATCCGGAACGTGCAGCCAACGGTGTTGTTATCGAAGCGTCTTTAGATAAAGGTAGAGGGTATGTAGCAACGATGCTGGTACAGACAGGAACTTTAAGAGTCGGTGACTATGTGGTAGCCGGTAAAAATCACGGTAAAGTAAAAGCTTTACTGGATGAAAGAGGTAAAAATCTGGAAGAGGCTGGTCCTTCAATTCCGGCAACGATCTTAGGATTGGACGGAGCACCTACAGCAGGGGATAAATTCCGTGTATATGCTGATGAGAGTGAAGGTAAGGCTATTGCTAACAAAAGAGAGCAGTTGCAGAGAGAACTGTCCATCCGAACCAAGAAGCATACAACTCTTGAAGAATTGGGAAGACGTATTGCTTTAGGTGAGTTCAAAGAACTGAATATTATCCTTAAAGGTGACGTGGATGGTTCTGTAGAAGCACTTTCTGATCAGTTACAAAGACTTTCAACGGAAGAGATCAGCGTGAAAATCCTTCACTCAGGAGTAGGACAGATCACGGAATCTGATATCAACTTAGCCGCAGCATCTGATGCGATCATTATCGGATTTAATGTAAGAGCCGGTGCCAACGCAAAAGATCTTGCAGACCGTGAAGAAATTGAGATCAGAACGTATTCTGTTATTTATAAAGCGATCGATGAAGTAAAAGAAGCGATGGAAGGGATGCTTTCTCCGGAAATTCAGGAGCAGGTAATCGGTAATGTTGAAATCCGTGAGGTATTCAAGATTTCTAAAGTAGGAACAATTGCAGGTTGTATGGTTCTTACAGGAAAAGTTACCAGACAGTCCAAAGTTCGTTTATTGAGAGATGGCATCGTTAAGTTTGACGGCGAGTTAGAAAGTTTAAAACGTTTCAAAGACGATGTAAGAGAAGTAACAAAAGGTTACGAATGTGGATTGAATCTGAAAGGGTATAATGATATCGAAACGGGTGATATTCTTGAAGTTTATGAAGAAGTAGCCGTGAAGAAAAAATTGAAATAA